GaatgtggacaaaaaaaaaacttcctgTGAAAGAGATGTTGATATATAGCAGTTGACTTTCTTGTTCCAGGGACGAGTATTGTATTGAGGAGCGCAGGTCGTTTCTGAAAgctgcctttttatttttgtaatttttaatttggtctcctacacattttatttttgccttaCTTTTTTAGTTGACCTAGTAAATTGTTGCATCTGCGCTAGCGAGGGTGGTTTGTGCTGTACTTGATATGATTGTTAGTGTATTTTATTTGCCTGCCATTTACTTCTCTGAAATGCTGGGAGAATTCTTGTAATAAAGTGGATATCCAAAATCGATGACTGTAATTATCAATGTACACACATTGTAAGCACGGCAATCTAGACTTCTTGCTTAAAGCTGTAGctgttgtatgtatatatttcagaTGCCACAATCGGTACAAATAATGTAATGGGACCACAACCTGTAACAAATAGGCAAAATGTATTACTAAAATGATAGTTTAGCTTGATCTATGACAAAACAtttcatacacatacatactcacacatataacacacaaaaaaatcataatacAGAAGAATACTTCTTTGTTCATGGTCCCAACGTATACCTCAATCATGTCCATAACCTATAATGGGCCTGAAATAGCATAACACTTGTTCAGTCaacatagttttttgtttttcttgtacTCAAAGTTTCATATATCAGTAGAGTTTGAAAAGAGCCTAACAATGATTTAGATTAGGGCTCGGTTCACACTGTTCTCTACATAGTCTGTtccataattttataaaaaattgggGAGAAACTTTAATGTTAATGTCCTCATTGATTCAATGGCATTATATCAGCCCAATCAggcttgcattgttttttgccgATAAAATAGTATAGTGTGCTCTGCTATTctacccagtaaaaaaaaaaaatgatgtatcTCAATTAAGTAGGAAGCACTACATTTCCTTCGACTGGATTAATGcagtttttttgctgcagtttttaatatttttttttatgctataGAGTGAAGTGAATCCAAAGGAGAGAAGTTTAaaaccaggatcacacacgcagtgtTGATGCAGTTCTGCggtgatttttttttagccaaacacaggagaggACACAAAATGAAGGAGATGAATCAGTCTTTTCTTGTTAAACATTTCCTTCCTCAtggatccatttctggctttggctcacaaAACTGCgcttaaaaactgcattaaaacggtGTGTGCGTGATTCTGGCCTTAGTTGTTCCTTTataccttttccttttttttggatcCACTGGGTTTGGCTAAAAAAAGCTGCATTTGCTTTAGTCCTCTTTCACACGGCATTATTTTGGTcagcattttgcatcagtatttggaagccaaaaccaggagtggaacaaacagaaaaagtataatggaaagatttggacCTCTTCCGTATTTTGgagccactcctggttttggcttccaaacacTGATGTAAAATACTGACCACACTACTGTGGTGTGTAAGAGGCcttagaccaggatcacacacaccgtttttatgcaatttttggctccgttttttttagccaaagccagtgttagattcaaaaggaaggaaaggataaagaaaagactgatgcatctactTTATTTTGTGTCCACAACTGGCCTTATGCTCCCATTTTGATCTATTAAAGGCCCCCTTCATACACTTTATTTTTTGCCCtgcgttttttagttttttaaaaatttttaattaactcttgtaaaaaaaaaaaaaaaaaaaaagctatggagAAAAAAGCGCCTAGACCAAACTCCACTAAGCACAAGATTGgccaaaaaaaaatccacaatgtATGTAGGCtttaggctacagtcacacaTCGCGAAAAAATATGCCACAAAATTCCGCAGCGGAATTACTTTTGCTGCTTTTGTGTCAAATTTGCTGCGTATTTGTATTGCTTGTTTCAGTGCAGAATTTCACATAGCATTAAAGTCCATAATGAAATTCTGCATCTAGAATCCACTACACATGCAGAAAACCCTGCATGTAAAGTATTTCCACAATGTCAAAACCCTGCATGGATATTTAAACGATGTATGTGTTGCAGAATTTGTTTTCATCCATAGGAACACGTGGTCTAATTTTCTGCAGCATATTTTTCTGCTACAGAAAAttatgccacgtgtgactgcatcctaagggtatgtgcacacgacctcttttcagacgtaatggaggcgttttacgcctcgaattacacctgaaaaaacgcccctaatacgcctacaaacaactgcccattgctttcaatgggaattacgatgttctgttcccacgagcctttattttacgcttccctgtcaaaaaacggagcgtaaaaagacgcttcgtaaaaagtagcatgtcacttgaggagttttttggagctgattttccattgaacactatgaaaaacgactcaaaaaacgcctgaaaatcagaggctgttttctttgaaatcagctccgtatttttcagatgttttttgttaagcgtgtgaacatacccttacagtatttTACTATAGAGCAAAAAAGCATCTTGATGCAATGTTTTTCAATGAACACCACCACCAAAAATGCGAGTAAATACTGTGTGTAAATCCAGTCCAGAAAGCGAAAccttgacacagatgtgaacagagagtAAAAAATAAGCTACGCTGTATTTAATCACCGCACGTCTTATTTTCCATAATATGCTGATGTGGATGTAATAAACTTCCTTCAGGCTGTTGCATTAAAAAAGgattcacacaatgcagattttgttgcagaaatttctgtgactcaaaatccgttccatttatctgaatggggttgtttctgcagcagatgcatggatttctgcaagttccattcagatgaatggaacaggattttcagtcgcagaaatttctgcgcaaTAATTTTCACATAGGATTACTTTAAAGTTTTTTCCGGAGCGTATTTTTATGGTGTGTAAATAAGAGGCGAATacgccacatgtgactgcactCTGTGAGGTGCCTGCCAGTTAAATCACTTCTCTGAAGACTGTCTGTCTACGTGGAAATAGTGAGCCGGTTCAcagcataaggccccatgcacaagaccgtaaagttctccgtaattgcggaccatgtgcataaggccttattcagacgaacgctgTATACGTccctgtgctatccgttaaaacaacggacctattcaattcaatagggctattcagacgtgcatgatttttcacgcagtgtgtttccgctgcgtgaaactcactggatATCTAATTctagtccatttttgcggaccacacgcccattgaagtctataggtgcatgaaaatcacggacagcacccgTACGtcctccgtgtgctgtccatgtttcacgcaacagttgctaaagaaaggcTGAGtaaaagatatataaaaaaaatgcaccaacactgacgtgaaaaactgatgccacatggaactgcaacgcatgaaaaacgtAAACCATAACCTTGTGTTTGTTAAATTCTCCAATCACTTGCTGGCACACGTTGCACaggtaactgttttttttttatagtacctACCCCTGTAAATAGAGCTTAGTGGTGTTGGTTATTTACAGTCTGCCACCAGAACCTTGCTcctcttaggttatgttcacacgcaaacgcaaaatacgtctgaaattacggagttttcagggaaaacagctcctgaatttcagacgtttttgcaagtactcgcgttttttgcggcgtcttttaccgatgtaattggagctgttttttattggagtccatgaaaaactgctccaaaaacagcccaagaagtgacatgcacttctttgatgcgggcgtatttttacgcgccgtcttttgacagcgacgagtaaaattacaactcgtctgaacagaacatcgtaaaacccattgcaagcaatgggcagatgtttgccgtcgtaatggagccgtctgaaaataggttgtgtgaacataccctaaccttaTAGCATCAAACATCTTGGAGAGGAGCAGAACCCATTTCTTGCAGCAACCATATCTAGCTGAGAAATACAAACCTACAGTATCCAAGCAGCaaatctgtaaggctgggttcacatgttgcgGTCAAAATGCGTTATTTGCTACGATTTagcaaaaatcgtggcaaaaaaaaaaagcattcggATTGCGACAAGTGAACCCTGCCTAGTTTGTGCAGCTTTTAGTTGGATAGAAGTTGTTAGGGCTTTGTTTACACACACTGTTTTTCGTtgcaattttaaattaaagttatactttttttttttttcaaacaccaCCTGTGCTTGGGTACAGCCTCCTTTTGTTACCTGACCTTAGCTCCATGTTGGCATACTATTTTTGCAGTCCAGGGAGGGCGTAGCCCGTCCACATGAGATCATAATTACTTATTTAAAGTGACCATACGGtcccgggacaacattttaagtatgatggtgtatatggagtaataaaaTCTGATGCTCTCCAGCTGTGCCCCTCTGCCAGGGATCTgctgttttagggtcccctctgtgatgtcccaaaatggctgcagtgcTTCTTAGACGGAGTCTGGCAGGTCTGTCTAATacgtgaacagagggagtgtcttcgactcagtctgagaagcgctgcAGCCGTTTTGAGCCAACAcggaggggaccctaaaacggctGATCCTGGGAACCGTTAGAGGGCACCAGGCAATATTAATCCATATACCCctatcacatttaaaaaaaattccgggGACCGGAGGGTCACAGCACTTACCACCCAGATACCACATGGTTGTAAAGAACCGAACGTAGATCACTATAGACAATTAGAAAATATCCCTTAGCACCACTCGTGGTTTCTCCTGTGCAAAAGTGGCTCCAGGCCCCACCGTATCCCAGAAATCAAAGATCCCTCCAGAGCCCTGTGACGATCTAAATTGAGTAAAAtttaggcggggggggggggggggaaagaattAGGATGTTGCAGCCGTAATACAGATGCTAAAATGCGTCAATATTATGTCACTACGTACTGGACAACCACAGTTGGACATCTGAATAATTCTTCAGTATCCCTTTTGAATAAACCCTAGTGGTCAAGTCATAAAAGATTATACTGAATAGAATTACTCATGCCAACTTCCACACATTtgcatttttacctttttttagggGGTTGTCCATTCTAAGAACTGGCATTCACATTCAATGTTCCCAGAAACTCCGATTTTGCATTGGGTTATTAATATTCAATTGTCATGGCTAGTGTTCACATGACTACTAAGCACATTGTAGGTGTGATGTGGTTACTGGGGGTAATCCTAGATTTACAAGGGAACAGTTCCAACATTTCTTTATTCTGTTAAATGCACCGCTGAAATGAAGTCCTGGTTACAACTTGTAGGTTGACATGTCTGGATATGTAGGTATCACTACTGACTATTACAAATTTGCTGCCACTGGAATGATTACGGACATGGAATGACTGATATATGTAATGCAGTGCTGCTCTGTTTTCAATAAAGGAACACTATATACCACTTGTACTGTGATTCTGTCCTTCTTTGATATATTCATCTGAACTATTCATATTATGGCCCCCGtcacacgtagcggatttgttgtagatttgccatccgtttgcgggaaagtagatgagatttatcCACATGCCGCTGAACGTTTTCCACACACAAGtcagagcatgctgtggatttttacATCTACATGATCATTCCGTTCTGGATGCGAACTGCGAATTTCACTCTTTTTAATGTAGAAATTcgctgcaaaatctgcacatAAAACGtgcattttgctgcagaaatatctGCAAAACACCCACCTCGTGTGTGGGTACCCTGAATCTGGATGCACATATGctgtttgatgcagtttttttaagccaaagtcaGGAATGAATACAATAGAGAGTctttcctttagggtatgttcacacggcgggggtccgtaacggctgaaattacggggatgtttcagcctgaaaacatccccgtaatttcagccgtaccggcatgtgcaggcgcttgaacgccgcgtcaattacggccgtaattagcgctgctattcattggagtcaatgaatagcggctccaattacggccaaagaagtgacaggtcacttcttctacgcgggcgtctatttacgcgccgtcatttgacagcggcgcgtaaatatacgcctcgtgtgaacagacaaacgtctgcccattgctttcaatgggcagatgtttgtcagcgctattgaggcgctattttcagacgtaattcggggcaaaaacgcccgaattacgtccgtaaataggccgtgtgaacatacccttatacttatcctattgtatccactcctggctttggctcaagaaactgcatcaaaaaggcatgtgtgaatctagcctaaaggGATTATCTCTTAAAGACAACTCCTGTCCACCAgccctattaggcctcatttacacgagcgtattatacgcgcgtgcgacgcgcgtgcttttcacgcgtgtcgtacgcacctataatagtctatggggctgtttagacgatgcgtgaattttgcgcagtgcgcgtgcgttgcgtaaaactcacgacatgttctaaaatcgtgcgtttttcgcgcatcacgcacccattgaagtcaatgggtgcgtgaaaacaacgcatgacacacggacgctcctgcgttgcatgcgcgaaaatcacgcatcacttgttatgtccatgaagaacagtctataaagctggacaaagcaaacaaaaaccaggaagtgcatGAGTTTCCACTGCGAGTGGGCAGGGCTAGTGACTGGAGACTGTGAAGGTATCTTCCACTGTCaacatctgctgccatgccgcgtgggatggacgtggagcgCCTCCTCGTCCTGGTCCAGGGACATCCCGAAATTTGGGACACTCGCTCGGAGGCGTACCACAACCGgacggccaaggaggacgcctgggaggaggtggCAAAGGAGCTGTTtggccaggagtgggagagtggccgaacccgtgaccgcagtcggttgggtgagtaccaggcaTTTTCTGGCAAAGCATGACATCCCTTttgaagaactggggccctgtatgtgtcttctgcgCATTTTCACGATAAACTTTTggggagcaggcgcatcaccgtgtaccacgtaATTGGCAGTGCAGGGCCCTTAATTTAAAGTGAGAGGTCATAGGTCTGATGGCATGATATGTGTTTTTttactccaacagtccaagagatcaaaacacggtggcggagctgccgtgaccaattccggCGTGAAATGGGTGAAAGGGGACGCAGCGGGGATGGCGCATCTCGCAAGCGACCGTATATGTATACCCAacagctgatgttcttgaaggacatcatggagatgcgcacgtaagagtttctgccattgcatgtgtctaatgtgtgttcgcccatgtcctgtttgccatcgtgttgttgtaggcattgttatatattctgttctaacgtaATTTCCTCTTTCTAGAACCAcagacaatttggaggataccgcAGAAGAGACAGACGTGGGCGAGTCTCGgccggaacctcctgctgcccctgtcctgccccctagcccagagccgacacccctggagcccgcccctggccagtccgcacgggccgtcgcctctccggcagaggagcgccccgtgcgtgcccgcagtcgccgggcccgtgctcaacaggcctccGCAGCGGGGCAAGTAGATGCCCGGGTCCTGGACTATCTAAGGCGAGCCGCtgatgaggacgggaacgacgcCTTTTGGCCGAAGCATCGTTCCCCtcctccggctggtccccatggaccgtatgggccgtctgcaagcgtcgatcgtgacgttgatcgacgcttccagaccgccccacaatccacacgtgtgcttcacggccattgaacagtggcgcagttcagccatgccggccaccacgccccaggtgccggGCCCATTCCACCCAGGCCCCCAGATGCAACGCCCGCATCcgtatatgcgccctatggctccccacttccctggccCAACATACCCcggacaacatcagcaccactatgctgccgaggaacaacctacacagctccaggtccagcatagtggtgctgaaatgcaggcctattcgtccccgggccaccagtaccaacacctttAAGTGTGTTGGAGGCCAGAATTtgtgacgccacagttttttttggtgCAGGGATGCCAACTCGCCGTCCTGTTTTTGTGTTGGATCTatattatacaccatgttggtgttttttgtttgATGAAACATTTTTGGGCTTTTGCAAAACCCTGTATTAAAAACTTTAATGTTGAATGGTTATATTTCGTCTTGTTTTTCATTGATAGCCCTCCACACAATGTTTGGCCCACATTTCCTTGGCCTATACCCTCGCACACCTCTGGGATTTgggtccaatgcatacacacgtgatatgaggttttagttaatccctcggggtttgatatggtttgcaagaggtgcggacgtttaggtgctgtcatgggccccgaggCAAACTATGTACACTAGCAATTGGCCTTTCCAAACTTTAGCCCACAcaacattctatctccagaaagaaggttgccaactttataaagtcctgctcaaaccccgacagatgtaaggtCGCAGCCCGCGTCAAGACTCCTCTTGTTTtgcaagtccctaacccaacaacaaccacgaaaaaaataaaaaccccagcccacatgtgacgtgtgtagggaagccgacaaacaacagagaacccttcaaaggtcatcacgcacccacggtgcggctccAGATCGACATtccaaatatgccgccaaagtatccctcaTGCGAGGGCgggatgagagagatcggccgagaggaataaccgggacacTGAGGCTGCTGCCTGCATCTGTAAGGATAtttgctgcatcaaaggtagcatcattaatgcagcagaagttatgcagaccgacacacaattctataacacgtgtcacattctgcatggacaattgcattgtcgtcccaaagacacgccacctgcgcgacataatgccaaagccacattccacacatcgacgagctcggcagaggcggagattaaggtgctaaacctgcttctcccagcaagcaggggttgggccagctggcctatttggaggctggcctggcatgaatctcctctgcgtttttgacgcgcgttgcaaacgctagtcatgcgcgcgtttaaaacgcaacaacgctgcgtatacgcaggcaaaacgcaatgccaacgcgcgcaacacgctgcgttttttgcgcgcgcaaaacgcacacgctcgtgtaaatgaggccttaggatgtAGAGGATGGGGACCACATAGTTCAGGGAACCCATAAATTAAAGTGCCATGGCTGCTGTCAAGCCAAGTGCATGTACAAAAAGACTGAGATTTATCTTGTATCTTGCAGCAAATTCCTTTAATTTGACATCTCATAATCCAGGAAAACTGAAAATCCAGCACTGAAGTAAAATTTAAGGTGGAATTTCACAAGACCAGTGATTCAAATACCAAATGATttggtgttaggctgggttcacacgacctattttcagacgtaaacgaggcgtattatgcctcgttttacgtctgaaaatagggctacaatacgtcggcaaacatctgcccattcatttgaatgggtttgccgacatactgtgcagacgacctgtaatttacgcgtcgtcgtttgacagctgtcaaacgacgacgcgtaaattgactgcctcggcaaagtagtgcaggacacttctttgcaacgtaatttgatccattcttcattgaactcaatgaagagcagctcaagatatacgggcatcacagacgcctcgtatattacgaggaggagcatttacgtgtgaaacgaggcagctgttttcccctgaaaacagtctcttttcagacgtaaaagcctctcatcgtgtgcacataccctaacattaggCGTTCTTATCCAGCCCCTATTATATCCCATTGATACTAGATAAGGAAAAGGTTGTTTTATTTTCTAAGGAAACACATCGGTAAATATTTCCTAAGAAAAACGAATTATGGTATAAGTGCACATCCTGTCTTAGGAAATGTTTAGGTTCTGTTTACACTACGTTCGTAGGTGCCTGTCAGGGGCTCTGGTATTTTTTGATGACAAGGACAGAACATCCTTCAGCACTATTCTTCTCTTCAAAAACCAGCGAAAACATGACCGACCCCAATTAGAAGTCAATAGTGTtaggcacacgaacgtgcttttccggccgcaattccccctgaaaatccacgggagaattgcgaccccattcatttcgatgggcccatgcacacgaccgtggtttccacagtccgtgcatggcccaggagcctgaactgcagaaagaacggacatgtcttattatggccgtgttccgcagtccaggctcataggaaataatggacgcggccttaTGCACAGCCAgccatttgcgggcggctcgcaggtgacactccgcagccaacagacccgaaaatcacggccgtacacacatggctacggtcatgtgcatgaggcctaagtcaacATTATTTGGTATCTGTTTAAAGACAGAACTGCAATAGCTTTTGAGGCTATGTTGAGAACGAAAGCCATGACCCTAGTATGAACCGAGCCTTACAAGTAGGTCTACCATATACTTAATTCAACTTGTTACTGGGCAGATCCTCCTGCTCCCTTGCAGCAGTCTGTGTAACCCATAAGTttgttttcagaattttttttttttactgtgtagtTCATATGATGCGTATTTTTATACTACTGAAGTAAAACCGCCTCGTAAAAAAGAAGGGACATATCACGTTTTGAAATGTTTTACATGCTGATTTTCCAGTGatactacaaaaaaaacatttcgaAAATATGCCTTAAAATAAGCTTAAAAAATATctgcaaaaattaaaaacactttgAAAATCAGCCCCAAAACTGCCTGGAttgagaggctgttttcccttgaaattaGCCTCGTATATGTCTaaacatatgccgtgtgaacatagcctagggaATAGTCATATTGTTGCAAAGATTACTGCGACTGAATATAAAttcttcatctgaatggaacttgcagaaatccatgcacgtgctgcagaaacaaccccattcagatgaatggaacagattttctgtttctgcaacaaaatttgccgcgagtgactgcaccctaaggtcgggttcccacatttcgcaacggaattgtgtgcgtaaattatgcagcatttacactagcagcaaagtggatgagatttagaaaatctcatgcccacactgcagaaaaaaaccgcagcgtaaacgttaataacttgacctgcggtgcggaatttaattccgcagcatgaccatttatgctgcgttttttattttccgttgcgggttttccccattgaattcaatggggatgcaaaacccgaaacagaaagccaagttttgCGACTTTTGCTGCATAATCGCAACATTTACACTGCAAAAATCTCagccactggaaaaaaaaaaatcataattaccCAGAACACTCTCATTCTTccggcagtccggcctcctgggatgacgttacatcccatgtgaccgccgctgcagccaatcactggctgctgcgtcatccagggaggcggaCCTGACTGCGATGGAGGGACGCGTTGCAATAAAAACGACCTACGTAAGTATGAGTGTTTTTTACCGCTGAAAGCAGGGAAATTCTGTCTGTAAAAACGCACCACAACGTGgtgcg
This genomic stretch from Rhinoderma darwinii isolate aRhiDar2 chromosome 4, aRhiDar2.hap1, whole genome shotgun sequence harbors:
- the LOC142760514 gene encoding uncharacterized protein LOC142760514, with the translated sequence MPRGMDVERLLVLVQGHPEIWDTRSEAYHNRTAKEDAWEEVAKELFGQEWESGRTRDRSRLVQEIKTRWRSCRDQFRREMGERGRSGDGASRKRPYMYTQQLMFLKDIMEMRTTTDNLEDTAEETDVGESRPEPPAAPVLPPSPEPTPLEPAPGQSARAVASPAEERPVRARSRRARAQQASAAGQVDARVLDYLRRAADEDGNDAFWPKHRSPPPAGPHGPCRTHQRKSCFSLM